Genomic DNA from Longimicrobiales bacterium:
GCACGCGCAGGTACTCGCCGCGCGCGGATGGACCCACTCCGGCCGACGACAGGTAGATGAAGCGTGCGTCCGGGGCGCCGCGGCGCACCGCGCGGAGCAGCATCGCGGTCAGGCCGTAATCGACGGCTTCGTAGGTGTCGCGGCCACCGGATCCTCGCATGCGTGCGCGCGTGGTGCCGAGGAGCGCGAAAACGGCGTCGGGTGTGTCGCGGGCGAGCGTGTCGGCGAGCGCATCGTCGTCCCACGGAGTCAGGTCCACGACCGCGCCGGCATTCTCGAAATGCGTCCGCCATTCCTCGCGTCGCGCAGAATCCGGTCTCACGTGCGCGACGGTCCGGATCCCCCGGCTGAGCAGCTCGTCGACCAGGGCCCGTCCGGTGTAGCCCGTGGCGCCGGCCACGAATGCCGTCCGTGTCGTGGTGACAGTCACGGCTCTCTCCTTTACCTTGGTGCGATGAACGAGGCCCCGATGATGCGCCGGCCAGCGACGCCGCGCGGCTGGATGGTGCTGCTGTTTGCCATGCTGCTTCTGCTGCCTGGCGCGGCGCACGCACACATCGAGCTCGACGAATCGTCGCCCGCCGCCGATGAAGTGCTGTCCACACTGCCGTCGCACCTGCGTCTGCTGTTCTCGGCGCGCATCGAGGGACGCTACACGAGCGTGACCCTCACTGCACCCGATGGACGCCCGGTGACGCTCGGCGATGTGGTGTTCATGAGCGGGTCCGACCGCGAGATCACGCTCCGTCTGCCGTCGCTCACACAGGCCGGTACATACGTCGTGCGCTGGCGCACGGCCGGTGCAGACGGCCACGTGCTCCAGGGATCGTACTCGTTCGTGCTGGCGCCGGACAGCGCAGCGACGCCGGACACGGCCGCACAGCGCGGAGCCGTGCCCGGCGTCACCGCGCCTCCAGCCACGGTGTCGGGAGGGGACGACCCGCATGGACATCACACCGATGCCGAACCCGTCGGTGTCGTGCGTGGCGCCATCGGCAGGGGACTCCATTTCGGCGCACTCCTCCTGCTGCTCGGCGCCGTCACGTTCCGAGTGGTGCTCCTGCCGCGACTCCAGCTGACAGCCGTGACGGCGAGCGCGCTCCAGCGACGGATCTGGAGCGTCATTGCAGGTGCGGCCGTCTTTCTTGCCTTCGCCGCCGTGCTCCGGCTCTGGTCCCAGTCTATCTCGCTGCACGGGTCCGAACGTGCCTGGAATACGGAGCTCCTCTCCATCATGCTGACCGACACCAGTTGGGGTCGCGCCTGGCTGCTCCAGGCCGTGCTGTTCGCACTGCTCGGAATGGCCATCGTCTGGGCACGCCCCGGCCGCGACCGCGCAGCATCGGTCGTCGCCGTCATCGCGGTTCTCGGGCTGGCCGCGATTCCGGCGCTGTCAGGCCATGCGGCGGCGGCGACGGGTATTGGCAGGCTCATCATCGTGAACGATGCCCTTCACGTGGCGGGTGCTGGCGCGTGGCTGGGCATGCTCGCCGTGCTCATGTTTGCCGGGTTACCCGCGATCCTCCGCCTCGAAGCCGACGGAACGGGTGCCGCTGCGCGGGCCATCGACACGTTCTCGCCGCTCGCGCTGGCCGGCGGAGCGATCGTGATGCTGTCGGGCGGCATCAACGCGCTGGCGCACTTCAGTACGCTGTCCCAGCTGTGGACGACCGGGTACGGTCGCGTCCTGCTGCTGAAGCTGCTCTTCGTCGCGGGCGTTGGGGCGGCGGGATTCGTCAACTGGCGCATGGTCCGGCCCCGCCTGCGCGCGGCCGGTGGCCTACGCCGTCTGCGGCTCGCCGCGGGCGCCGAGCTGCTGTTCGCCCTCCTCGTGCTCACCGCCACCGCCGTCCTCACCGGCCAGCAGCGTCCCTGATCGGCTGACTCCATTGTCCGCCTGTGGGACGGGTCATCCCGCCCGCAGTACGCACGCGTGGCGGCCTGCCAGCCGGCACTTTTCGTAAGTGCTTGTAATAGCTACAGATAGCTGTACATGGGTGTCGGGTACGCACGTTGCCCCTTCTACGATCCGGGCCACAGATCGCAACTATTCGGCGTCTGGGCGCGTCTCATCAGGATGTCGGGCCCGATCGCGCGAATCCAATCCACCGCTGGCTGCGTACTGAGGACAAGTGCCCGGTAACCGAAGTGGCTGCATTGACATGATCTACCGGGCCGCACGCCATCTCTCGTCGACTGCGTCAGCTCGCAGGGAGGCCGCTGTGAATCGCCTGTATTCGATTGCCATCCCCCTCGTTGTTGCATCCACGGGTGCCATCCCCACGATCCCGACCATCCCGACTCTGGGACCCGCGGGGCCGATGACCAGCGGTATAGTGGCCGCGGACGACGGCACGGTGTTCTTCGTGGACAGCTACAACGAGACGGTGTGGCGGGTTCAGCCGGGTGGCGCGGTGCAGGCGTTCGTCACGGGTCGCAACGGCCGCACGCTGTGCCTGGACGCGAACGGGCATCTGTATGGGACGCATGAGGACGAGGCGGGGCGTACACTGGTGTGGCGGGCGGATGCGCGCGGGACGACGGACGTGTCGCGGACGGACGTACCGGAGTATGGCCATGCGTTCGTCGTCGAGGACAATGGCGACATGATCGCGTCGAGCGGCAGCGACCGGGAGACGGGTGTGCGGCTGGTGCGCGCGGGCGAGCACGATCACGAGCTGATCGCGGGCGGCGAGATGGGCTTCCGGGACGGCACGGGAGCGGAAGCGCGGTTCCTGCCGATCGGCGGGATGACGCGTACGGATGAGGGTGACCTGCTGGTGACGTCGGGAGCGTCGATCCGGCGCGTGCGGACGGACGGCTCGGTGCAGACGATCGCCAAGGGCGAGCGCCTGCTGAAGCCGCGGCAGTCCCTTTTCGCGCGGCTGTTCGGCGACGTGCATGGCCACCTTACCGGCATAGCGGCGGGCAGCCGGGGCGAGATCTACGTGACGAACACGACGCGCGCAGCGGTCATCCGCATTGCGCCCGACGGCACGGCGAGCGAGCTGCTGAAGTCCGATCGCGGCTGGACACCGACCGGCGTCGCGGTGTCCAACGGCATCGTGTACGTGCTGGAATACGGCCACGGCGTGCGCGTGCGCCGGATCGATGCGAGCGGCCGGCTCTCGACGGTTGCGCAGGTGAAGCCGGACCGAGCCGTCGCGGCCGCCATGTCGTTCGGTCGCCTGATACCGCGCATGAACGGCTAGCCCGCCCACTC
This window encodes:
- a CDS encoding copper resistance protein CopC codes for the protein MMRRPATPRGWMVLLFAMLLLLPGAAHAHIELDESSPAADEVLSTLPSHLRLLFSARIEGRYTSVTLTAPDGRPVTLGDVVFMSGSDREITLRLPSLTQAGTYVVRWRTAGADGHVLQGSYSFVLAPDSAATPDTAAQRGAVPGVTAPPATVSGGDDPHGHHTDAEPVGVVRGAIGRGLHFGALLLLLGAVTFRVVLLPRLQLTAVTASALQRRIWSVIAGAAVFLAFAAVLRLWSQSISLHGSERAWNTELLSIMLTDTSWGRAWLLQAVLFALLGMAIVWARPGRDRAASVVAVIAVLGLAAIPALSGHAAAATGIGRLIIVNDALHVAGAGAWLGMLAVLMFAGLPAILRLEADGTGAAARAIDTFSPLALAGGAIVMLSGGINALAHFSTLSQLWTTGYGRVLLLKLLFVAGVGAAGFVNWRMVRPRLRAAGGLRRLRLAAGAELLFALLVLTATAVLTGQQRP
- a CDS encoding NAD(P)H-binding protein, yielding MTVTTTRTAFVAGATGYTGRALVDELLSRGIRTVAHVRPDSARREEWRTHFENAGAVVDLTPWDDDALADTLARDTPDAVFALLGTTRARMRGSGGRDTYEAVDYGLTAMLLRAVRRGAPDARFIYLSSAGVGPSARGEYLRVRWRLEQELRASGAPWTIVRPAFITGADRDESRPLERIAGSVIDGALRIAGALGASTLRERYASVDAQTLARGLAHYGFDDSGAGRVLGAADIRGSGGLHSSSR